In the genome of Nocardia sp. NBC_00416, one region contains:
- a CDS encoding crotonase/enoyl-CoA hydratase family protein, which translates to MTDWQAFTVETDDHVARVRLTGPGKGNAMGPDFWRELPEIFRGLDADPAVRAVVLTGSGKHFSYGLDLPAMSGTFGPLMADRALAAPRTDFLADIRRLQASITAVAECRKPVIAAVSGWCIGGGLDLIAAADIRYASAEAKFSLREAKVAIVADVGSLQRLPGIISEGHLRELAFTAKDIDAARAEKIGLVNDVFADQEAVLEAAHATAREIAANPPLVVQGAKDILGQRNSAAVAEGLRYVSAWNAAFLPSEDLTEAIQAVFEKRTPEYKGR; encoded by the coding sequence ATGACAGACTGGCAGGCTTTCACCGTCGAAACCGACGACCACGTCGCCCGGGTGAGACTCACCGGACCGGGCAAAGGCAACGCGATGGGCCCGGATTTCTGGCGTGAGCTGCCGGAGATCTTCCGCGGTCTCGACGCCGACCCCGCGGTCCGCGCGGTCGTGCTCACCGGATCGGGCAAGCACTTCTCCTACGGCTTGGACCTGCCCGCGATGAGCGGCACCTTCGGGCCCTTGATGGCCGACCGCGCACTGGCCGCGCCGCGCACCGATTTCCTCGCCGATATCCGTCGCCTGCAGGCTTCGATCACCGCGGTCGCCGAATGCCGCAAACCGGTGATCGCCGCGGTGTCGGGCTGGTGCATCGGCGGCGGGCTCGACCTGATCGCGGCCGCCGACATCCGCTACGCCAGCGCGGAAGCGAAGTTCAGCCTGCGTGAGGCGAAGGTCGCCATCGTGGCCGATGTGGGCTCGCTACAGCGGCTGCCCGGGATCATCTCCGAAGGTCACCTCCGCGAACTGGCCTTCACGGCCAAGGACATCGACGCCGCGCGGGCGGAGAAGATCGGGCTGGTCAACGATGTCTTCGCCGATCAGGAGGCGGTCCTGGAAGCGGCGCACGCGACGGCGCGGGAAATCGCCGCGAACCCGCCGCTGGTGGTCCAGGGTGCGAAAGACATACTGGGCCAGCGTAATTCCGCGGCGGTCGCGGAAGGGCTGCGGTACGTCTCGGCCTGGAACGCGGCCTTCTTGCCGTCCGAGGACCTGACCGAGGCGATTCAGGCGGTGTTCGAGAAGCGGACCCCCGAGTACAAGGGGCGGTGA
- a CDS encoding flavin reductase family protein, with translation MSEVPRPDTGIRIPDDLSGITAEQYRASMRHYPSGVTVVTLDSAVGPVGFTATSFASLSLDPPLVSFNISDTSSSLTALTAAESVVIHFLGEHQRHLAQRFARAATHRFSDRALWSALDTGEPVLHGTPLWLRTTVEQLIPIGDHTFVVGRVVRVHDDTDEEPSTAPLLYYNGRYYRPTPLADDAD, from the coding sequence GTGAGCGAAGTACCACGGCCCGATACCGGAATCCGAATACCCGACGATCTCAGCGGTATCACCGCCGAGCAGTACCGCGCCTCGATGCGCCATTACCCGTCCGGCGTCACCGTCGTGACGCTCGATTCGGCCGTCGGCCCGGTCGGCTTCACGGCGACCTCGTTCGCCTCGCTCTCCTTGGACCCGCCGCTCGTATCCTTCAACATCAGCGATACGTCCTCGAGCTTGACGGCCCTGACCGCCGCCGAATCCGTGGTCATCCATTTCCTCGGCGAACACCAGCGTCATCTGGCCCAGCGTTTCGCCCGGGCCGCGACGCACCGGTTCAGCGACCGCGCCCTGTGGAGCGCGCTGGACACCGGCGAACCGGTTCTGCACGGCACCCCGTTGTGGTTGCGCACCACTGTGGAACAGCTCATACCGATCGGTGACCACACGTTCGTGGTCGGCCGGGTGGTCCGGGTGCACGACGATACCGACGAGGAGCCGTCGACCGCTCCCCTGCTCTATTACAACGGCCGCTACTACCGACCCACCCCGCTCGCCGACGACGCGGACTAG
- a CDS encoding inorganic diphosphatase, giving the protein MEFDVTIEIPKGSRNKYEVDHETGRVRLDRFLYTSMAYPADYGYIEDTLGEDGDPLDALVLLPDSVFPGVIVEARPVAMYKMTDEAGGDDKILCVPAGDPRWDHIQDLGDVSEFELAAIKHFFERYKDLEPGKFVKGSEWVGRAEAEAEIEASFQRLKDKGGH; this is encoded by the coding sequence GTGGAGTTCGACGTCACCATCGAGATCCCCAAGGGTTCACGCAACAAGTACGAGGTCGATCATGAAACCGGGCGCGTCCGCCTCGACCGGTTCCTGTACACCTCGATGGCCTACCCGGCCGACTACGGCTATATCGAGGACACCTTGGGCGAGGACGGCGATCCCCTGGACGCGCTGGTCCTGCTGCCCGATTCCGTGTTCCCGGGTGTGATCGTCGAAGCGCGACCGGTCGCGATGTACAAGATGACCGACGAAGCGGGCGGCGACGACAAGATCCTGTGCGTCCCCGCCGGCGATCCGCGCTGGGACCACATCCAGGACCTCGGCGACGTCTCGGAGTTCGAACTGGCCGCCATCAAGCACTTCTTCGAGCGGTACAAGGACCTCGAACCCGGCAAATTCGTCAAGGGCTCGGAGTGGGTCGGCCGCGCGGAGGCCGAAGCCGAGATCGAAGCGTCCTTCCAGCGATTGAAGGACAAGGGCGGGCACTGA
- a CDS encoding DUF2752 domain-containing protein, whose amino-acid sequence MNDSDAAEPRELVDPGVPGAEGSQRAPTSWPTGWLGLALPAAAAGVGAAAVALLHVRDPHIEGAYGLCPVYALFGVYCPGCGGMRAVHNLTDGHIVDSLHSNLLALPMLALFLLWVSDWAIRARRGAGPRLPEISSATMWMLFGSIAVYTVLRNTPWGTWLTPV is encoded by the coding sequence GTGAACGACTCGGACGCAGCCGAACCACGAGAGCTGGTGGATCCCGGGGTTCCGGGAGCGGAAGGGTCGCAACGCGCGCCGACATCGTGGCCGACCGGGTGGCTCGGACTCGCGTTACCCGCGGCCGCGGCGGGCGTGGGCGCGGCGGCAGTGGCGCTGCTGCACGTGCGTGATCCGCATATCGAGGGTGCGTACGGGCTGTGCCCGGTCTACGCGCTGTTCGGGGTGTACTGCCCCGGGTGCGGCGGTATGCGGGCCGTGCACAACCTGACCGATGGACATATCGTCGATTCCCTGCACAGCAACCTGCTGGCGCTGCCGATGCTGGCGCTCTTCCTGCTGTGGGTGAGTGATTGGGCCATCCGCGCCCGACGGGGCGCCGGGCCGCGACTGCCCGAGATCAGCAGCGCCACGATGTGGATGCTGTTCGGCTCGATCGCCGTCTACACGGTTCTGCGCAACACCCCCTGGGGCACCTGGCTGACGCCGGTCTGA
- a CDS encoding M1 family metallopeptidase — translation MGSRFYDAPIDDYLPQNGNRGYRVSRYELDLNYKVASNRLAGRAVITAVATAERPRFSLDLSQALAVSKVLVNGSKAGKYTHQRGKLTVTPRERIPAGGILQLIVQYAGAPKPVRGPWGEVGWEELTEGSLVASQPNGAASWFPCDDHPSSKASYRISIATDTPYYTLANGDLVGKQTKAGQTTWIYEQTEPMASYLATVQIGRYQKHQLTDRHAPVPMHAVLPTRLRAAFDHDFARQPQMMSVFSDLFGPYPFQSYSVVVTEDELEIPIEAQGISVFGANHCDGRRGAERLVAHELAHQWFGNSLTIQHWCDIWLHEGFACYAEWIWSEAADGASADQLARAAWHTLHRQPQNIVVGDPGPTLMFDDRVYKRGALTLHALRLELGDTAFFRLIRDWTARHRHASVSTEEFTDLVGHYSATPMQPLWQDWLYSEPLPQLPPVGGTGRPGQNTR, via the coding sequence ATGGGGAGCAGGTTCTACGACGCCCCCATCGACGACTATCTACCGCAGAACGGGAATCGGGGTTATCGGGTATCCCGGTACGAACTGGACCTGAACTACAAGGTCGCCAGCAACCGGCTCGCGGGGCGGGCGGTGATCACCGCTGTCGCCACCGCGGAGCGCCCGCGGTTCTCCCTCGACCTCTCCCAGGCGCTCGCGGTTTCCAAAGTGCTGGTCAACGGCAGCAAAGCCGGTAAGTACACCCATCAGCGCGGCAAACTCACCGTCACCCCCCGCGAGCGGATACCCGCGGGCGGGATCCTGCAACTGATCGTGCAGTACGCCGGCGCGCCGAAACCGGTGCGCGGCCCATGGGGCGAGGTCGGCTGGGAGGAACTCACCGAAGGTTCACTCGTGGCCAGTCAACCCAACGGCGCCGCGTCCTGGTTTCCGTGCGACGACCATCCCAGTTCCAAGGCCAGCTACCGGATCTCCATCGCCACCGATACCCCGTATTACACCCTCGCCAACGGTGACCTGGTCGGCAAACAGACCAAGGCCGGTCAGACGACCTGGATCTACGAGCAGACCGAGCCGATGGCGAGCTACCTGGCCACCGTGCAGATCGGGCGCTACCAGAAACACCAGCTGACCGACCGGCATGCCCCGGTGCCGATGCACGCGGTGCTCCCGACCCGGCTGCGCGCCGCCTTCGACCACGATTTCGCGCGACAACCCCAGATGATGTCGGTGTTCAGCGATCTGTTCGGCCCGTACCCGTTCCAGAGCTATTCGGTGGTCGTCACCGAGGACGAACTGGAGATCCCCATCGAAGCCCAGGGCATCTCCGTGTTCGGCGCCAACCATTGCGACGGCCGGCGCGGCGCGGAACGCCTCGTCGCGCACGAACTGGCACACCAATGGTTCGGCAACAGCCTGACCATCCAGCACTGGTGCGATATCTGGCTGCACGAGGGTTTCGCCTGCTACGCGGAATGGATCTGGTCCGAGGCGGCCGACGGTGCCAGTGCCGACCAGCTCGCCCGCGCGGCCTGGCACACCCTGCACCGCCAGCCGCAGAACATCGTGGTCGGCGATCCGGGCCCGACCCTGATGTTCGATGACCGGGTGTACAAGCGCGGGGCCCTCACCCTGCACGCGCTGCGCCTGGAATTGGGCGATACCGCCTTCTTCCGCCTCATCCGCGATTGGACCGCCCGGCACCGCCACGCTTCGGTCTCCACCGAGGAGTTCACCGATCTGGTCGGTCACTACAGCGCGACACCGATGCAGCCGCTGTGGCAGGACTGGCTCTACTCCGAACCGCTGCCGCAGCTCCCACCGGTCGGTGGGACCGGGCGGCCGGGTCAGAACACCAGGTAG
- a CDS encoding YbaK/EbsC family protein, with the protein MRRSLPQITCRVSDTLIARGHHGLIVTTPGSATGPAETAEAMEVDLGAVVHSEVFLLGEEPVLLLVSAAHRVDPARTGRRLEGALIPAPPHLVMRYTGQLPGSVAPVGHPVNLPTWVDTSLSEHRELWAAGGSPATVFRTSYPELLRITAGLSIDVD; encoded by the coding sequence ATGCGCAGGTCGCTTCCACAGATAACCTGCCGGGTATCGGACACTTTGATCGCTCGCGGTCATCACGGGCTGATCGTCACCACACCGGGTTCGGCGACCGGTCCCGCGGAAACCGCGGAGGCGATGGAGGTGGATCTGGGTGCGGTGGTGCACTCGGAGGTCTTCCTTCTCGGCGAAGAACCGGTCCTGCTCCTGGTCTCGGCCGCGCACCGGGTGGATCCGGCGCGAACCGGCAGGCGGCTCGAGGGAGCGCTGATCCCCGCGCCGCCGCATCTGGTGATGCGGTACACCGGGCAGCTACCGGGCAGCGTCGCCCCGGTCGGGCATCCGGTGAATCTGCCCACCTGGGTGGATACGAGTTTGTCCGAACATCGTGAACTCTGGGCCGCGGGCGGCAGCCCGGCGACCGTGTTCCGCACCTCGTATCCGGAACTGCTGCGGATCACCGCCGGGCTGTCCATCGACGTGGACTGA
- a CDS encoding Pls/PosA family non-ribosomal peptide synthetase yields the protein MRSQLRTVSELQRAEAAPPARTLVDVLAETAAAYPEAPAVATADRTLSYAELLAEIDDSVRDLAAAGVRRGDRVGVRMPSGTWELYLTILAVLHAGAAYVPVDADDPEERAELVFTEARVTAVATAAGIRPVPADAPGAARAIGEQSPGPPAVGDDAWIIFTSGSTGTPKGVAVTHRSAAAFVDAEARLFLPDSPIGPGDRVLAGLSVAFDASCEEMWLAWRNGACLVPAPRALVRTGADLGPWLVRQGITVVSTVPTLAATWPAEALESVRLLIFGGEAVPPELAERLADEDREVWNTYGPTEATVVACAALLDGTGPVRIGLPLDGWDLVVVDADGVPVGEGGTGELVIGGVGLARYLDPAKDAEKYAPLATLGWDRAYRSGDLVRNDSAGLIFLGRADDQVKIGGRRIELGEIDNALQHLPGVSGAAAAVRTTATGAPVLIGYLTGVAEDYDLAAARAHLAERLPAPLIPRLVVVPDLPTRTSGKVDRNALPWPLAGADAGTEHGLTGTAAWLATLWTDVLGAEITGADADFFALGGGSLSAAQLVTALRARYPRVTVADVYDHPRLGALAELLDQSAPGAAAETRLVRPTPLTAQWIQVLATLALTTLTGLQWVTWLAAASGVAGWFDLLPWLPRLSWWWTALLFLVFISPLGRMAICVVGARTLLSGVRPGTYPRGGSVHVRLWAAVRLAEASGAENLSGAPWMVPFARALGATVGKGVDLHTLPPVTGMLELRDGCSIEPEVDLSGYWIDGDTVHIGSIVVGKGAVVGARSVLLPGTRIGRDAEIAAGSAVSGKVKAGQEWAGSPAVKVGRARHRWPAQTPERAVHWVLAFGVGSLALAGVPLLGLAAGLAVITWSVRDSPDLGSALLPAFLCLPIATLVSLIVYAVVTIVAVRLLSVGLTEGYHPVRSRVGWQVWATERLLDSARTFLFPLYASLLTPIWLRLLGAKVGKRVEASTVLLIPKFTTVADGAFLADDTMIASYELGGGWLHIGEAKVGKRAFLGNSGMAAPGRRVPKNGLVAVLSAAPSKAKAGSSWLGSPPVRLRRSAGTADADRTYDPPLRLRIFRGAFETCRLAAVVVTFAIGLGVLLVLARLATGFGYLAAALLSGVVLMVAGAVACASAVTAKWALIGRIRAGEHPLWSSFVWRNEVSDAFVETVAAPWFARAATGTPVLNLWLRALGAKIGRGVWCESYWLPEADLVTLGDGATVERGCVVQTHLFHDRIMAMDTVTLEPGATLGPHCVALPAATLGAGATVGPASLVMRGDTVPASTRWWGNPITPWTAAVESDPAEEETDR from the coding sequence ATGCGGTCGCAGCTGCGAACGGTGAGCGAACTCCAGCGTGCCGAGGCGGCGCCACCTGCGCGCACTCTCGTCGATGTGCTCGCCGAGACGGCCGCCGCCTACCCCGAGGCGCCGGCTGTCGCGACCGCGGACCGCACCCTGTCCTACGCGGAACTGCTCGCCGAGATCGACGACTCGGTCCGGGATCTGGCCGCCGCCGGAGTGCGTCGCGGCGACCGCGTCGGCGTGCGGATGCCGTCGGGCACCTGGGAGCTGTATCTCACGATTCTCGCGGTGTTGCATGCCGGGGCGGCCTACGTCCCGGTCGACGCCGACGATCCCGAGGAGCGGGCCGAACTGGTCTTCACCGAGGCCCGGGTGACCGCCGTCGCGACCGCCGCCGGGATCCGTCCGGTCCCGGCGGATGCCCCGGGCGCCGCCCGGGCAATCGGCGAGCAATCTCCTGGGCCGCCCGCGGTCGGCGACGACGCCTGGATCATCTTCACCTCCGGTTCCACCGGCACGCCGAAGGGCGTCGCGGTGACCCACCGCAGTGCCGCCGCCTTCGTGGACGCCGAGGCGCGCCTGTTCCTCCCGGACAGCCCGATCGGCCCGGGTGACCGTGTCCTGGCCGGGCTGTCGGTGGCCTTCGACGCCTCCTGCGAGGAGATGTGGTTGGCCTGGCGTAACGGAGCCTGCTTGGTGCCGGCGCCGCGCGCGCTGGTCCGCACCGGCGCCGATCTCGGCCCCTGGCTGGTCCGGCAGGGCATCACGGTGGTGTCCACCGTCCCGACCCTGGCCGCGACCTGGCCCGCCGAAGCATTGGAGTCGGTGCGGCTGCTCATCTTCGGCGGCGAGGCCGTCCCCCCGGAGCTGGCCGAGCGCCTGGCCGACGAGGACCGCGAGGTGTGGAACACCTACGGGCCCACCGAGGCGACCGTGGTCGCGTGCGCCGCACTGCTCGACGGCACCGGACCGGTGCGGATCGGTCTCCCGCTGGACGGTTGGGACCTGGTGGTGGTCGATGCGGACGGCGTTCCGGTGGGCGAGGGCGGAACCGGGGAACTGGTGATCGGCGGAGTCGGGCTGGCCCGCTACCTCGACCCGGCCAAGGACGCCGAGAAGTACGCGCCGCTGGCAACCCTGGGCTGGGACCGCGCTTACCGCAGCGGCGATCTGGTCCGCAACGACAGCGCGGGCTTGATCTTCCTCGGTCGCGCCGACGATCAGGTGAAGATCGGCGGCCGCCGGATCGAACTGGGCGAGATCGACAACGCCCTGCAGCATCTGCCGGGTGTGAGCGGTGCGGCGGCCGCGGTGCGCACCACGGCGACCGGCGCACCGGTTCTGATCGGCTACCTCACCGGCGTCGCCGAGGACTACGACCTGGCCGCCGCCCGCGCGCACCTGGCCGAACGACTTCCCGCACCACTGATTCCCCGCCTGGTAGTGGTTCCCGATCTGCCCACCCGCACCTCGGGCAAGGTCGACCGCAATGCCCTGCCGTGGCCGCTGGCCGGCGCCGACGCCGGAACCGAGCACGGACTCACCGGCACCGCGGCCTGGCTGGCGACGCTGTGGACCGATGTCCTCGGCGCCGAGATCACCGGCGCCGACGCAGATTTCTTCGCGCTCGGCGGCGGATCGCTGTCGGCCGCGCAGTTGGTCACCGCCCTGCGCGCCCGGTACCCGCGGGTCACGGTCGCCGATGTCTACGACCATCCCCGGCTGGGGGCGCTCGCCGAACTGCTCGACCAGAGCGCCCCGGGTGCGGCCGCCGAAACCCGGCTGGTGCGGCCGACACCGCTGACCGCGCAATGGATTCAGGTGCTCGCCACCCTCGCGCTGACCACGCTGACCGGGCTGCAGTGGGTGACCTGGCTCGCCGCCGCCTCCGGCGTCGCGGGCTGGTTCGATCTGCTGCCTTGGCTGCCGCGTCTTTCCTGGTGGTGGACCGCGCTGCTGTTCCTGGTCTTCATCAGCCCGCTCGGCCGGATGGCGATCTGCGTGGTCGGCGCCCGGACGCTGCTGTCGGGCGTGCGACCGGGCACCTATCCGCGCGGCGGCTCGGTGCATGTGCGGCTGTGGGCCGCGGTCCGCCTGGCGGAGGCCAGCGGCGCGGAGAACCTTTCGGGCGCGCCGTGGATGGTGCCCTTCGCCAGGGCGCTGGGGGCGACCGTGGGCAAGGGCGTCGATCTGCACACGTTGCCCCCGGTGACGGGCATGCTCGAATTACGCGACGGCTGCAGCATCGAACCCGAAGTCGATCTGTCCGGTTACTGGATCGACGGCGATACGGTGCACATCGGCTCCATCGTGGTGGGCAAGGGCGCGGTGGTCGGCGCGCGCTCGGTGCTGCTGCCCGGCACGAGAATCGGCCGGGACGCCGAGATCGCGGCCGGCTCCGCGGTCTCCGGGAAGGTGAAAGCCGGTCAGGAATGGGCCGGATCACCCGCGGTGAAGGTGGGCAGGGCCCGCCATCGCTGGCCCGCACAGACCCCGGAGCGCGCGGTGCACTGGGTGCTGGCGTTCGGAGTCGGCTCGCTGGCGCTGGCGGGAGTTCCGCTGCTCGGACTCGCGGCGGGCCTCGCCGTGATCACCTGGAGCGTCCGGGACAGCCCGGACCTCGGGTCCGCCCTGCTGCCCGCTTTCCTGTGCTTACCGATCGCCACGCTCGTCAGCCTGATCGTGTACGCGGTCGTCACGATCGTCGCGGTACGGCTGCTCAGCGTCGGCCTGACCGAGGGTTATCACCCGGTACGCAGCCGGGTGGGCTGGCAGGTCTGGGCCACCGAACGCCTCCTGGACTCGGCCCGCACCTTCCTGTTTCCGCTGTACGCTTCCCTGCTCACCCCGATCTGGTTGCGTCTGCTCGGGGCGAAGGTGGGCAAAAGGGTCGAGGCGTCCACGGTGCTGCTGATCCCCAAGTTCACCACGGTCGCCGACGGCGCCTTCCTCGCCGACGACACCATGATCGCCAGCTACGAGCTCGGCGGCGGCTGGCTGCACATCGGTGAGGCCAAGGTCGGCAAACGCGCGTTCCTGGGCAATTCCGGGATGGCCGCGCCCGGTCGCCGGGTGCCCAAGAACGGCCTGGTCGCCGTGCTGTCCGCGGCGCCCAGCAAAGCGAAGGCCGGCTCGTCCTGGCTGGGCAGCCCGCCGGTCCGGTTACGGCGGTCCGCCGGTACCGCCGATGCCGACCGCACCTACGACCCGCCCCTGCGCCTGCGGATCTTCCGCGGCGCCTTCGAAACCTGCCGCCTCGCCGCGGTCGTGGTGACCTTCGCCATCGGGCTCGGGGTGCTGCTGGTGCTGGCCCGGCTGGCCACCGGTTTCGGATATCTGGCGGCGGCGCTGCTGTCCGGGGTGGTGCTGATGGTCGCGGGCGCCGTGGCCTGCGCGAGCGCGGTGACGGCGAAATGGGCTCTGATCGGCCGTATCCGGGCCGGCGAACATCCCCTGTGGAGTTCGTTCGTCTGGCGCAACGAGGTATCGGACGCGTTCGTGGAAACCGTCGCGGCGCCCTGGTTCGCGCGGGCGGCGACCGGTACGCCCGTACTCAACCTCTGGTTGCGCGCACTGGGCGCGAAAATCGGCCGCGGGGTATGGTGCGAGTCCTACTGGCTTCCGGAGGCAGACCTGGTGACACTCGGTGACGGCGCGACCGTGGAACGCGGCTGCGTGGTGCAGACCCACCTGTTCCACGACCGCATCATGGCCATGGACACCGTGACCTTGGAACCGGGCGCCACCCTCGGACCGCACTGCGTCGCACTGCCCGCCGCCACCCTCGGCGCGGGCGCCACCGTGGGCCCGGCGTCACTGGTGATGCGTGGTGACACCGTCCCGGCCTCCACGAGATGGTGGGGCAACCCGATCACACCCTGGACCGCCGCTGTCGAGTCCGATCCGGCCGAAGAGGAGACGGACCGCTGA
- a CDS encoding alpha/beta fold hydrolase codes for MLVKSITALSQAHEGALTAPYRATLRARRFRTPHYNAPAAGPEIIPVTTVDGARLRVHSYGPADAEPIVLIHGWSCCIEYWHPQINAFADRYRVIAYDQRGHGDSTLGRAPLSDRTLADDLSAVLDATLRPGQKALLAGHSMGGITLQAWAARHPEQVARRARAVVLANTTSGNIRYDTDLLPLLNKPLAVWKQPITLLGSPIRLPMIVAESILTTPLPLPGGWAAREILRERIMARGATSEQADFALNIVRSCRPLARGRHAAILADLQLGAAAANLTAPTTIIAGRYDRLLPERMSRIIAETMRAAGHRPDYQVWPTGHLGNIEKVDLFNAELTAVLNRTSARSAAVS; via the coding sequence ATGCTGGTGAAGTCGATAACCGCGCTATCGCAGGCGCACGAAGGCGCGTTGACCGCCCCGTACCGAGCTACGTTGCGTGCGCGCCGATTCCGGACCCCGCACTACAACGCGCCGGCGGCCGGTCCCGAGATCATTCCCGTCACCACTGTCGACGGCGCCCGCCTGCGAGTGCACTCCTATGGTCCCGCCGATGCCGAGCCGATCGTGCTCATCCACGGCTGGAGCTGCTGTATCGAATACTGGCACCCCCAGATCAACGCCTTCGCGGACCGTTATCGCGTGATCGCCTACGACCAGCGCGGCCACGGCGACAGCACGCTCGGCCGCGCTCCCCTGAGCGACCGCACGCTCGCCGACGATCTGTCCGCCGTCCTCGACGCCACCCTGCGCCCGGGGCAGAAAGCGCTGCTCGCCGGCCACAGCATGGGCGGCATCACCCTGCAGGCCTGGGCCGCCCGCCACCCCGAACAGGTCGCCCGGCGCGCCCGCGCGGTGGTCCTGGCCAACACCACGTCGGGAAACATCCGGTACGACACCGATCTGCTGCCCCTGCTGAACAAGCCGCTCGCCGTGTGGAAACAGCCGATCACACTGCTCGGGTCCCCCATCCGGCTCCCGATGATCGTCGCCGAATCCATTCTCACCACGCCGCTGCCGCTCCCCGGCGGCTGGGCCGCGCGCGAGATCCTGAGAGAACGCATCATGGCCCGGGGCGCCACCAGTGAGCAGGCCGATTTCGCCCTGAACATCGTGCGCTCGTGCCGGCCGTTGGCGCGTGGCCGTCATGCGGCGATCCTCGCGGATCTGCAGCTGGGCGCAGCCGCGGCGAACCTCACGGCACCCACCACGATCATCGCCGGCCGTTATGACCGGCTGCTTCCCGAACGCATGTCCCGGATCATCGCCGAGACCATGCGCGCGGCCGGCCACCGGCCCGATTACCAGGTCTGGCCCACCGGCCACCTGGGCAATATCGAGAAGGTGGACCTGTTCAACGCCGAACTCACCGCCGTCCTGAACCGCACCAGCGCACGGTCTGCGGCCGTGAGCTGA
- a CDS encoding D-alanyl-D-alanine carboxypeptidase/D-alanyl-D-alanine-endopeptidase, translating to MNGSATRRRRGVRTWLIIVLVVLAGAAAVAAAILRPWTPEFRHGGLTIAAPPASVTVSPDVAPAPQAAPTPSATGLAAALGPVVASPDLGGFAGSVTDAETGAVLWSERADEPRVPSSTAKIMTTAAALLTLPADQRVHTRVVAGAAPNEIALVAAGDPTLTAQPGGEGYYPGSASLIDLADQLRNADVRADTIVVDTSAYSGETMARGWDPIDVPGGSIAPIEPVMLDGGRLDPSAEYSPRTTTPALDVGRRLAADLGLDPARVRIGAAPQGTKRLGEVASAPLRDRLRDMMVHSDNVLAESIGREVAQATGRPMSFEGAAAAVAAVLAENGFDMTGVTMFDCSGLSVDDRIPARVLNQILNTAAGPAPDTEPTTSAPAPLAPRLGAGAGRQTPPADTADTLSSRLVRLLDYLPVAGGTGSLSSRYVTENQSGAGWVRAKTGTLSVASTLAGYVLDRDGRVLTFTLMSSDRPPEVSRPALDAVATTLRNCGCS from the coding sequence ATGAATGGTTCGGCCACGCGCCGGCGCCGCGGCGTACGGACTTGGCTGATCATCGTGCTGGTGGTGCTGGCCGGGGCGGCGGCAGTGGCCGCCGCGATACTCAGGCCGTGGACCCCGGAGTTCCGGCACGGTGGGCTCACCATCGCCGCGCCACCTGCCTCGGTAACCGTCTCCCCGGACGTCGCACCCGCCCCGCAAGCCGCGCCCACGCCGAGCGCGACGGGTCTCGCGGCGGCGCTGGGGCCGGTGGTCGCCAGTCCCGATCTGGGCGGTTTCGCGGGCTCGGTCACCGATGCCGAGACCGGCGCCGTGCTGTGGAGCGAGCGCGCCGACGAACCGCGGGTGCCGTCGTCGACCGCGAAGATCATGACCACCGCGGCGGCGCTGCTGACGCTGCCCGCCGACCAGCGCGTGCACACCCGGGTGGTCGCCGGGGCGGCGCCCAACGAGATCGCACTCGTGGCCGCGGGCGATCCCACCTTGACCGCCCAGCCGGGCGGCGAGGGGTACTACCCGGGCTCCGCGAGCCTGATCGATCTGGCTGATCAGTTGCGCAACGCCGATGTCCGCGCCGATACGATCGTGGTCGACACCTCCGCCTATTCCGGTGAAACCATGGCGCGCGGCTGGGATCCGATCGATGTCCCGGGTGGTTCCATCGCGCCGATCGAACCGGTGATGCTCGACGGTGGCCGCCTCGACCCGTCGGCCGAGTATTCGCCGCGTACGACGACACCGGCGCTGGACGTGGGCCGGCGGTTGGCCGCCGACCTCGGTCTCGACCCGGCCCGGGTTCGTATCGGCGCCGCACCGCAGGGCACCAAGAGGCTCGGTGAAGTGGCGTCCGCGCCGCTGCGCGACCGGCTGCGGGACATGATGGTGCACTCGGACAATGTGCTGGCCGAGAGCATCGGCAGGGAGGTCGCGCAGGCCACCGGCCGACCGATGTCGTTCGAGGGGGCGGCGGCCGCGGTGGCCGCAGTGCTGGCCGAGAACGGCTTCGATATGACCGGCGTGACCATGTTCGACTGCAGCGGACTCTCCGTGGACGACCGCATTCCCGCCCGGGTCCTGAACCAGATCCTGAACACCGCGGCCGGGCCCGCACCCGATACCGAGCCGACCACCTCCGCGCCTGCCCCGCTGGCCCCGCGGCTGGGCGCGGGCGCAGGGCGGCAGACCCCGCCCGCCGACACCGCCGATACGCTGTCGAGCCGTTTGGTCCGGCTGTTGGACTATCTGCCGGTGGCAGGCGGTACCGGGTCGCTGAGCAGCCGTTATGTCACCGAGAACCAGTCCGGTGCCGGGTGGGTGCGCGCCAAGACCGGAACTCTGTCGGTGGCCAGTACGTTGGCTGGATACGTGCTGGACCGCGACGGCCGGGTCCTGACCTTCACACTGATGTCGAGCGATCGACCGCCCGAGGTCAGCCGACCCGCACTGGACGCCGTGGCGACCACGCTGCGTAACTGTGGATGTTCCTGA